CGGTCGGTGATGTTGTCGCCGGTCGTTTTGATGACGACATACTCTGCTTCGATACCGTTCTCTGCAAGGAGACCGATGACTTTGCGTGTTTGTGCGAGGGCCAGTTTGCTGCCCCGGGTTCCGATCCGAATTTTAGACATGCTGATATACCGAGATGATTTTTTCCACCGAGGCTGAGTCGTGGGCGGTCGAGAGGAAGTTGGTCTCGAACTGCGAAGGGGGGATGAACACGCCGTCTTTGAGTGCTTTTTCGAAGAAGACCCGGAACGCGGCGGTGTCCGAAGCTTTTGCCTCCAGATAGTTCCTCGGAGCCGTGCTTCTGAAGAAGTACTTGAAGAGTGAACCGAGTCTGACGAACGAACCCGAGGCATTCGCCGGAAGCGATTCCTCGATCATCCGGGTCTTTTCGTCGAGTTTTGCGTAGAGCGACTCATTTTCATGGAGGTAGGCGTTGGTCGCGATACCCGCGGCCATCGAAAGAGGATTGCCGTTGAAGGTTCCTGCATTGTAAACGCCTCCCGAGGGCGAGATGAGTTCCATGATGTCCCTTCTGCCGCCGAACACGCCGATCGGCAGACCGCCACCGGTGATCTTGCCAAGCGTGGTGAGGTCGGGTTTTATGCCGTATTTTTTCTGTGCTCCGCCGATGCCGAGCCGGTATCCGGTGATGACCTCGTCGAAGATGACGAGAACATCATGAGCTTTCGTGATCTCGCGGACCGCGGAGAGATAACCGTCATCCGGGAGGACCGGGCCGACGTTTCCCATCACCGGTTCGAGGATGAATGCGGCGATCTCTTTGTCCTTTGAAAGCAGTTCTTCAAGTGCTTCCGTGTCGTTATACGGAACCTGACGCGTCTGGGCGGCAAAGGACGGAGGAACGCCAAGCGAGTCTGGGGTTCCGTGTGTGGTCGCCCCGCTTCCCGCGGCGATCAACACCGCATCATGGGCGCCGTGGAACCCGCCTTCGAGTTTGACGATCCCGCATTTGCCGGTAAATCCGCGGGCAAGCCGGATCGCGGCAAGCGTGGCCTCGAGACCGGTCGAAACGAATCTCAGCATCTCGATCGAGTCGTGATCGCGGCAGATCCTCTGCGCCAGAACGATCTCGAGTTTCGTCGGCGTGCCGTAGAGCCAGCCGGCGTCGAGCTGGGCTTCGATCGCCTTTTGAATCGCCGGGTGGGCGTGACCGAGAAGCAGGGGTCCGTATCCCATGCAGCAGTCGACAAGTGATTCCCCGTCTTCTGTTTCGAGCATTGCGCCTTTGGCGGATTTTACATAAAACGGATACGGTTTGATTGCCCGCACCGGACTTGAGACACCGCCCGGAAGGCAGGTCTTTGCTGTGGTAAATAACTCTTCACTCTTCATGGCAGCATCTCCGCGGCCTCTTTTGCAAAATAGGTGATGATCAAGTCGGCCCCTGCACGTTTGATCGCAAGAAGCGACTCCATCATGATCTTCTTTTCATCGATCCAGCCATTTATCCCGGCAGCCTTGATCATCGAATACTCGCCCGAGACCTGATAGGCAGCGAGCGGCAGATCCGTAGACTCCCGCACATCGCGGAGGACATCGAGATAGAATCCTGCGGGTTTGACCATCAGGATGTCGGCTCCCTCCATCTCGTCCAGATAGGATTCGCGGATCGCCTCCCGACGGTTTGCCGGGCTCATCTGATAACTTGTCCGGTCACCGAACGAAAAGCCCGAGTCGACGGCTTCACGGAACGGACCGTAGAGGGCTGACGCGAATTTGGTCGAGTAGGACATGATCGGGGTGTTCGAAAAACCCGCCTCGTCCAGAGCTTCGCGGATCGCCGTGACCTGGCCGTCCAGCATACAGGACGGAGCGGCCATGTCGGCGCCCGCCACCACCTGACTGACCGCGATCTTCTCCATTAAGAGAAGAGACGCGTCGTTGTCGAGCTCTTTTCCGCATAAAATCCCGCAGTGTCCGTGCGAGGTGTATTCGCAGGCACAAGTGTCGGTGATGACGACCAAATCGGGTACGGCGGCTTTGATCCGCCGTGTTGCCTCCTGAACTATGCCGTTTTCGGCAAAGGCGCCCGAGGCCTCCGTGTCCTTGCATTTCGGGATCCCGAACAAAAGAACGGCGCGAAGACCTGCGGCCTTCATCTCTTCTGCGACCTCTTCGGCACAGGAGAGGGGGTGCCGGAACTGGCCGGGCATGGATGAAATCGGAACCGGTTTTACTGCGTTCTCGTCGAAAAAGAGCGGCATGATCAGTTCATCCTTTACGAGTCTCGTTTCCTTGAACATCGGCTGAAGGATATTCTGCCGGAGTCTTCTCATTCTGATCTGCGGATACATGATACTTCACCTGAAATTATTGCTTTAAGGAGGATTTCTGCGGTCTGTGTGTCGGTACATTCTGCGCTCGCCCGGATGCTTTTCGCCGCATCCTCGAGCAGTTTTTTCGTGAGAGCGCTCGTCAGATCGTCGATTACCGATTCCAGATAGGGATCGGCGTCCCGGAGACGGGAAAGCGCCTTGTTTTTTTCACGCTGACGGATCTCTTCCGCCCATGTGTAGAGGCTCTTTGTCAGATCGCCGGATGCCGCACGGTTGAAGGCCCTGATGAAATCCGGGAGAGCGGCATGGGCGAGAACGTCTGCATGTTCGCACTCGGTTTTTCTTGCGGCAAGATTCTTTTCCGAGATGCTTTTCAGATCGTCGAGGGTCTTCAAAGAGACCCCGGGAATGTCCCGGCAGTTGTCCTCGATGTCGCGGGGCTGGGCGATGTCGATCAAAAGCAGATGTCTTGGTTCAGCATCGAGCGGCCAGAACCTTTCATTCATCGTCTCGGCAAGTTCTTCGGCATGGATGATCAGATGCGGAGCTCCCGTACAGGAGATTACGACATCCGACAAAGCGATGCACGGATAGAGCTGATCGAGCCGCATCGCCCGGCCTTTAATCTCCTCAGCGAGATGCACGGCCCGGTCGAAGGAACGGTTGGTGACATAGATTGCCCGGAGATTTTTTTCGCAGAGTGCCCGGGCAACGAGGGTCCCCATCTCGCCACCACCGACGACGAGGATGTTTTTTCCGTCGAGATCGCCCATCAGCTCCTCGGCGAGCAGAACCGCGGCCGAGCCGATGGATACCGCCCCTTTGTTGATGGAGGTCTTCTGCCGAATCGAAACGCCCTCACGGATCGCGGTGTTCATACACACGTCGGTGATGACGTCGTTGGTGTCGTGCGACTCGGCAAGGAGGAGGGCACGGCGCATCTGTCCAAGGATCTGATCCTCGCCGATGATCATCGACTTCGTTCCGGCGGCAAGTTCCAGAAGATGCATGAGGGCATCTTCACCTTCGAGGATCTCGAACCCAAACCTCTGTTCTCCGTGCAGGAAAACCCTCAGCTGATTTCCGCTGCCGTGGACAAGGATCTCGACTCTGTTGCAGGTTTCAAGAAGGACCGCGCCCGGAAATATTTTGGAGGCTTTTTCAAAAAAGGCGTTCTCGTCCTTAAACCGGAAGAGGCCGAGGATTTCCTCGAGATATTTGCTGTGATCTGCGGTAGCCACCGCGATTTCGGTGAGTAGTGTCCGGGTCATAGATATTTTTTACAGATTTCTGTTGAGGGAACGCCGGATATGCAGGCGTTTTGTATCTCCGCATCGTCGATCACGGCGCGGAGGATCTCCGCCCGGTGTACCTGATCCGGGACTGTTGTTTTCAGCTCCTCACGCAGCGTGTTTTGGAGAAGGACCATGTTGTCCAGCCAGGGAAGGTTCTCTTCCAGATAGGACCGGATAAATGCCGGGACCGCCGGTGCCGATTTTTCGGTCGTGACGGCGATCTGATACTCGGCCCCTGAAACAACGGACGGAATCCGGATGTTTCCGTCTCCGGTCGCATTGTTGTAGAGCTTTCCGGCGGCTTTTGCGAGACCGCAGAGCCGCTCATTCTCTTTTTCGTCAGAAAGGGCGGCGATGACGATGTCGTGACGACCGATCAGTTTCTCGAGATCCTCGACCTCCATGTCTTCGATCGCCAGCTGCTTGATGGATGCATTGGTAAAAGAGAAGATCTCGGGCGAGAGTTCCTCGGCCACGATGGTCATCCTTGCAGCCGACGTGAAATGGCGGGCTTTTCGAACACCCACGCTCCCTGCGCCGAACACGAGAATGCGGGATGCCGACAGGTCGAGGAAGAGAGGAATCATACTATAACGTCTGCGGGGAATCCGCTTTAATGTACTGTTTTCCACGCTCTTCTCCAAATAGCTCCGCCAGTATTCCGGCTGACGAGACGGGCATAAGATGGGTGTAGGAACCGAGGGCATTGTTGAACACGACTCCGTCTTTTCCATCGATTATGCCGGTTCCCCGCGAGAGCGTGTAGGTAAATCTGGTGCACGGATCCATCGAAACACTGCTGTAATGAAACTCGTGTCCCTTGAAGGGATAGGTTTTTCCGGCCAGAATAGCAGTCCCTTGTACATATCTCAGCGTTTTACCTGCAGGCATCACGGTGTCCCCGGAAAAAACCCCACACATGGGATACGCAGCGTCCGCTTCCCTCCCCAGCCAGCCTTTTTTCAGGGTGATCGACCGGGTGAGGTATATCAGACCGCCGCACTCGGCATAGATGGGCGTCCCCTCCTTTGCTTTTGCATGGACTGCCTCCCTCATCGCGGTGTTTTTCGAAAGCTCCTCTGCAAACATTTCGGGATACCCGCCTCCGAAAACATACCCGTCGGCCCCCGGCAGGGTGTCATGGAGCGGGCTGAATCTCACAACATCGCAGCCCTGACTTCTGAGAACCGCCTCAAGTTCACCGTAGTAAAAGGTGAACGCCTCGTCGAACGCGAGCGCGATCGTTCTCGTCGGCGTCGGACGGGAGGCAAGGGACGCGGTGATTCTGTTTGGCGCCGGCGTTACGTCTTCTGCCAGAGCTTTTATCGCGTCGAGATCCACATGGGTGCCGACATGTCGGATGATGCCGTCGATCGTTTTTGCAAAACCCGGATCCCGCATGCCTTCGACAAACGGAACGAGGCCAAGATGCCGCATGGATAAATCCATCTCCGGGCTTCGGGGAACTGCGCCGAGAACCGGAATCCCGCAGTAGTGTTCGATCGCCTCGGTCGCCTTGGTCACATGGTGCCCGCCGCCGGTATTATTGAGGATCACGCCTTTGATTCTGACTTCGGGATCGAACGCCTGGAATCCCTTGACCAGAGCGGCCGCGGACCGGGTGATGCTTCGGGCATCGATCACGAGAATCGTGGGAAGCGAAAAGCGTTTGGCGATCGCTGCGGTGCTGCCGACGTCGGTGAACGAATCGCGGCCCTCATAGAGACCTCTGACCCCTTCGACGATTCCGATCTCTGCGCCCTCGGACCCGTAGGAAAAGAGACCGGAGAGCTCCTCGTCGGTCTGTACGAAGGTGTCCAGATTGTAGGATGGCCGGCCGGTGACGCCCGCCAGATAGGAGGTGTCGATGTAGTCCATTGCGACCTTGTAGGTCTGAACGACCCCCTCTTTTGAGAGAAGGCCGGCAAGACCTAAGGTGATGCTCGTTTTTCCGGCGCCGGAACGGTCTCCCGAGATCAGAAACGACTTCATCACATGCTCCGCAAAACGGCTCCGAACTCGCTTTCAACGATGTTGTGGACGCCGAGCGTCTTTGGATGAAGATCAACCTCGACCATGACATGAGCATGTCCCTGCTCTTTTAAGGGCAGGACCTGGCGCGGGCCGTTTGTAATGGAAAAAACCTTGATTCCGGCAAGAGCTTCGGGTGAGACCGCGTGAGGGACCCCGACGAGCAGGAGGAAATCCGGCTGAACTTCCGCGATCCTTTCTGCGATCCGCGGCCCGTTTCCGCCGTATTCGTCAAGAGCTCCGATGAGTTCCGGATGGATGCCGCGTTCGTTGAGTTCAGCAAGGATCATGGCAGCGTCTCCTCGCACCTTCGGCAGACCGCGGGCCTCGAGGTTTGCGACAAAAGTAACGTTCGCTTCCGGCGCACAGTCATGCACGGCGCAGAGATGGTCCGCGAACATGTACGCCGTCTCCTTCTTTGCGTTCATGATTGCCATGCCTTTTTTGCCGGAACGAAGCAGCTCGGCGAGTTCGGCGGCGGCAACGTGCTTCAGATCTCCACGGGAAGGTGAGATGTAGGTTTTACAGGCAGCTCCGCGTTCCCGCTCGGTTTTGTTCGCCGAGGCAAGGACCAGTTTCTGCCGCTCGAACTCCTCTTCGGAGATCCAGCCGATCTTTGCCGCCGGCTCGAGCGTGGCGATGACCCCGTCGATGTTCTCGCGAAATCCCGCATGGATCGATACCCCTATCGCAGGGGTCGTGATGCCGGATGCTTCGATCGCGGCATCGAGATCCTCGCCGATGATCATCGAAACGCATGTCCCGACAACGGCGATACGGCGGGGAGAAAACTCCTTTTCTGCATACCGGAGATCATCCTCCAAAACGCTCTGGCCGCCGAAGATGAACTCCTCATCCCCAAGGGAAGTGGTCAAAACGCGGATCCCGTCCTCTTCCAAGAGTCTGGCGTGTTTAAATGAACAGCCTGACGGGCCGTGAAGAATCGCGAGATCGACGTTTAGGTCCCGGAGCGTGTAGAGGGCGGCGACAATCGAACTTGGACGCGGCTGAACGTAACGCATCTTTACCTCCAGGTTTTTACGGCGAGCAGAACCGCCGCGTTGTGTTCTTTTGCAGACGAAAGAGCCTGCACCTTCGAGGCCGCAAAGTTCAGACCGCCCGTCTTGCTCACGGAAATCGTCTGGATCGGGGCAATCTCTTCGATCGTCTGACGGATCGCGTCATCCTGGAATCCTTCGCAGACGGCTTTATGCTCTTCGCCGATCACAAGAACAATCTCCTTGTCCGGAGCCAGCCTGCGGAGGTAAGCGGCCGCATCGAGCGTGGTCTCTCGGGTCGTTCCGCTGTTTGCGTTGTCGAGGAACGGCACGCCGTCCTCGAGATAATACTGCATCCTTCCTTCGATCGCGGTGAATCCGGCAAGCCTTGACGGGTCAAGACCGAGCAGCAGACCGGCGGCCGCGGCGCATTTGAGCGGCTCGCGGTATCCGGCAAGCGTAAGGAGCGGATTTTGGAACGATCCGCCGTCCCATGAAAGGCGATCGCCTTCGACGGATACGAGATCGTCGATGACATGCCACCCCTCCTTTAGCGGGACGCCGCGTGGGACGAGCACGGTTTTGCATTTTGCAAGCGACTCGAGTTTTGCGGCAAGGGCGCTCTTCTTTCCTGCGGCGATAGAATAATCGTCGGCCGAGGTCAGAATCCCGAGTGTTCCTATCCCGGTAACGCCGGCGGATACTTCGGCAACGAGCCATTTTGCACCGTGCGTCTTCGCCCCTCCGGCGGCAAGAAGAACCGACGCCGGCGTTATGCTTTTCTTCCAGAGGAGGGTCCCTTCCGGATAAACATAGGTCCCTCTGCTGGTGTGAAGCACGCCTTTCGTCGTGAAAAGAGAAGCGACCGCAAAAGAGGTGGTGGTCTTTCCTTTGGCGCCGGTCACTTCAATCACGGTCTCTGGCAGGTCGCCTGCAAGGCGGCGGGTCATTTCATGGTGGGAGATTACCGGGGTCTTTGTATTGAGGAGAGGATATGCCGGATCGAGATGGACCGGGGATGTGATCAGATCGTAATGACGGGACGCCACCTCTTCGGGCGTGAGGCCGACGCCTCTGTAGACATCCAAAGCTTCCACATCGTCGCCGTTTCGAAGAAGGGCTTCTGCGAGGATCGTTCCGCCGTGGATCGTATCGAGAACGAGGACTTTCATGCATCCTCCGGAAGTGTCTGGGCATTTGCGGCATTCTTGAGCATCAGTTCCGCTAACAGCGGATCGATCCCGATCGGCTCGGCATAGACGAGAGGGACAACGCGGCCGTCGGCAAGCGTAAAGGTTCCGCGTTTTTTTCCGGCTTCGAGTCCGAGGATTTTTGGAATGTCGCGCAGTATATGGATCCCTTTTGCGAGAAACAGAGGGACGACGATTAAAATCTCCAGATCCTCGCTGCGCATCAGATCGAGCCCTTCGGCAACGGTAGGATTACTGTATTCGAGGAAACAGGATTTGATCAGATAATCCCCCCCGCTTTCCTTCATCATCTCGGCGGTGGTCGTGATCAGCTCCTTATTGTACTGGAGCCGACTTCCGTGACCAACCAGCAGGAGACCTTTTGCACTCATATGTTTTTGGTTGGTTATGTATCCTCATAAATTAGTATGACTAATTGCTCTCACTCGTAATATTAGTGCAGTTGACGGATGTACGTTCGTATGATAAAAATCGAAAGTATGAAATATGACCTAATTCGTACAATCTACGTATGACATCAATTCCTCCAGAGTACCTCATCCTTCTCCGCTCAAAGGAAAAGGAAGACCGGCGTCTCGCCGCAGAAAAACTCGGGGAGCTTGGTCCGGCGGCAATCGAGGCAATCCGTCCCCTTCTAAACGATCCCGAATGGAGGCTCAGATATCGTGCGGCGGAGATCATCG
The sequence above is a segment of the uncultured Methanocorpusculum sp. genome. Coding sequences within it:
- a CDS encoding glutamate-1-semialdehyde 2,1-aminomutase: MKSEELFTTAKTCLPGGVSSPVRAIKPYPFYVKSAKGAMLETEDGESLVDCCMGYGPLLLGHAHPAIQKAIEAQLDAGWLYGTPTKLEIVLAQRICRDHDSIEMLRFVSTGLEATLAAIRLARGFTGKCGIVKLEGGFHGAHDAVLIAAGSGATTHGTPDSLGVPPSFAAQTRQVPYNDTEALEELLSKDKEIAAFILEPVMGNVGPVLPDDGYLSAVREITKAHDVLVIFDEVITGYRLGIGGAQKKYGIKPDLTTLGKITGGGLPIGVFGGRRDIMELISPSGGVYNAGTFNGNPLSMAAGIATNAYLHENESLYAKLDEKTRMIEESLPANASGSFVRLGSLFKYFFRSTAPRNYLEAKASDTAAFRVFFEKALKDGVFIPPSQFETNFLSTAHDSASVEKIISVYQHV
- the hemB gene encoding porphobilinogen synthase, producing MYPQIRMRRLRQNILQPMFKETRLVKDELIMPLFFDENAVKPVPISSMPGQFRHPLSCAEEVAEEMKAAGLRAVLLFGIPKCKDTEASGAFAENGIVQEATRRIKAAVPDLVVITDTCACEYTSHGHCGILCGKELDNDASLLLMEKIAVSQVVAGADMAAPSCMLDGQVTAIREALDEAGFSNTPIMSYSTKFASALYGPFREAVDSGFSFGDRTSYQMSPANRREAIRESYLDEMEGADILMVKPAGFYLDVLRDVRESTDLPLAAYQVSGEYSMIKAAGINGWIDEKKIMMESLLAIKRAGADLIITYFAKEAAEMLP
- the hemA gene encoding glutamyl-tRNA reductase — its product is MATADHSKYLEEILGLFRFKDENAFFEKASKIFPGAVLLETCNRVEILVHGSGNQLRVFLHGEQRFGFEILEGEDALMHLLELAAGTKSMIIGEDQILGQMRRALLLAESHDTNDVITDVCMNTAIREGVSIRQKTSINKGAVSIGSAAVLLAEELMGDLDGKNILVVGGGEMGTLVARALCEKNLRAIYVTNRSFDRAVHLAEEIKGRAMRLDQLYPCIALSDVVISCTGAPHLIIHAEELAETMNERFWPLDAEPRHLLLIDIAQPRDIEDNCRDIPGVSLKTLDDLKSISEKNLAARKTECEHADVLAHAALPDFIRAFNRAASGDLTKSLYTWAEEIRQREKNKALSRLRDADPYLESVIDDLTSALTKKLLEDAAKSIRASAECTDTQTAEILLKAIISGEVSCIRRSE
- a CDS encoding bifunctional precorrin-2 dehydrogenase/sirohydrochlorin ferrochelatase, producing the protein MIPLFLDLSASRILVFGAGSVGVRKARHFTSAARMTIVAEELSPEIFSFTNASIKQLAIEDMEVEDLEKLIGRHDIVIAALSDEKENERLCGLAKAAGKLYNNATGDGNIRIPSVVSGAEYQIAVTTEKSAPAVPAFIRSYLEENLPWLDNMVLLQNTLREELKTTVPDQVHRAEILRAVIDDAEIQNACISGVPSTEICKKYL
- the cfbB gene encoding Ni-sirohydrochlorin a,c-diamide synthase → MKSFLISGDRSGAGKTSITLGLAGLLSKEGVVQTYKVAMDYIDTSYLAGVTGRPSYNLDTFVQTDEELSGLFSYGSEGAEIGIVEGVRGLYEGRDSFTDVGSTAAIAKRFSLPTILVIDARSITRSAAALVKGFQAFDPEVRIKGVILNNTGGGHHVTKATEAIEHYCGIPVLGAVPRSPEMDLSMRHLGLVPFVEGMRDPGFAKTIDGIIRHVGTHVDLDAIKALAEDVTPAPNRITASLASRPTPTRTIALAFDEAFTFYYGELEAVLRSQGCDVVRFSPLHDTLPGADGYVFGGGYPEMFAEELSKNTAMREAVHAKAKEGTPIYAECGGLIYLTRSITLKKGWLGREADAAYPMCGVFSGDTVMPAGKTLRYVQGTAILAGKTYPFKGHEFHYSSVSMDPCTRFTYTLSRGTGIIDGKDGVVFNNALGSYTHLMPVSSAGILAELFGEERGKQYIKADSPQTL
- the cfbD gene encoding Ni-sirohydrochlorin a,c-diamide reductive cyclase catalytic subunit, which translates into the protein MRYVQPRPSSIVAALYTLRDLNVDLAILHGPSGCSFKHARLLEEDGIRVLTTSLGDEEFIFGGQSVLEDDLRYAEKEFSPRRIAVVGTCVSMIIGEDLDAAIEASGITTPAIGVSIHAGFRENIDGVIATLEPAAKIGWISEEEFERQKLVLASANKTERERGAACKTYISPSRGDLKHVAAAELAELLRSGKKGMAIMNAKKETAYMFADHLCAVHDCAPEANVTFVANLEARGLPKVRGDAAMILAELNERGIHPELIGALDEYGGNGPRIAERIAEVQPDFLLLVGVPHAVSPEALAGIKVFSITNGPRQVLPLKEQGHAHVMVEVDLHPKTLGVHNIVESEFGAVLRSM
- the cfbE gene encoding coenzyme F430 synthase gives rise to the protein MKVLVLDTIHGGTILAEALLRNGDDVEALDVYRGVGLTPEEVASRHYDLITSPVHLDPAYPLLNTKTPVISHHEMTRRLAGDLPETVIEVTGAKGKTTTSFAVASLFTTKGVLHTSRGTYVYPEGTLLWKKSITPASVLLAAGGAKTHGAKWLVAEVSAGVTGIGTLGILTSADDYSIAAGKKSALAAKLESLAKCKTVLVPRGVPLKEGWHVIDDLVSVEGDRLSWDGGSFQNPLLTLAGYREPLKCAAAAGLLLGLDPSRLAGFTAIEGRMQYYLEDGVPFLDNANSGTTRETTLDAAAYLRRLAPDKEIVLVIGEEHKAVCEGFQDDAIRQTIEEIAPIQTISVSKTGGLNFAASKVQALSSAKEHNAAVLLAVKTWR
- the cfbA gene encoding sirohydrochlorin nickelochelatase, translated to MSAKGLLLVGHGSRLQYNKELITTTAEMMKESGGDYLIKSCFLEYSNPTVAEGLDLMRSEDLEILIVVPLFLAKGIHILRDIPKILGLEAGKKRGTFTLADGRVVPLVYAEPIGIDPLLAELMLKNAANAQTLPEDA